A genomic region of Mitsuaria sp. 7 contains the following coding sequences:
- a CDS encoding 3-deoxy-7-phosphoheptulonate synthase, producing the protein MKNLDHPQHDREIGSADATRDDTRTDDTRIDAVRPLISPALLLDELPLPEASLNVVETARREISDVLHGRDDRLLCIVGPCSIHDHGQAMDYARLLKDLRGELEQDLLIVMRVYFEKPRTTVGWKGYINDPHLDGSFHMNEGLRLARQLLLDVTALGLPAGTEFLDLLSPQYISDLIAWGAIGARTTESQSHRQLASGLSCPVGFKNGTDGSVKIAADAVLAARASHAFMGMTKMGLAAIFETRGNDDCHLILRGGKAPNYDAASVQSAAEVLKAAGLREQLMIDFSHANSSKKFERQIDVGHDVGAQIAGGDERITGVMVESHLQPGRQDLLAGQTKADLLPGVSITDACLGWSQTEPLMRSLAAAVRQRRERRAA; encoded by the coding sequence ATGAAGAATCTCGACCACCCGCAGCACGATCGCGAGATCGGCTCCGCCGACGCCACCCGCGACGACACCCGCACCGACGACACCCGCATCGACGCGGTCCGCCCGTTGATCTCGCCGGCGCTGCTGCTCGACGAACTGCCGCTGCCGGAGGCCTCGCTGAACGTGGTCGAGACCGCGCGCCGCGAGATCAGCGACGTGCTGCACGGCCGCGACGACCGGCTGCTGTGCATCGTCGGGCCGTGCTCCATCCACGACCACGGCCAGGCGATGGACTACGCCCGGCTGCTGAAGGACCTGCGCGGCGAGCTCGAGCAGGACCTGCTGATCGTGATGCGCGTCTACTTCGAGAAGCCGCGCACGACGGTGGGCTGGAAGGGCTACATCAACGACCCGCACCTGGACGGCAGCTTCCACATGAACGAAGGCCTGCGGCTGGCGCGCCAGCTGCTGCTGGACGTGACGGCGCTGGGCCTGCCCGCGGGCACCGAGTTCCTGGACCTGCTGTCGCCGCAGTACATCTCCGACCTGATCGCCTGGGGCGCCATCGGCGCACGCACCACCGAGAGCCAGAGCCACCGCCAGCTGGCGTCGGGCCTGTCCTGCCCGGTGGGCTTCAAGAACGGCACCGACGGCTCGGTGAAGATCGCCGCCGACGCGGTGCTGGCGGCGCGCGCGAGCCACGCCTTCATGGGCATGACGAAGATGGGCCTGGCCGCGATCTTCGAGACCCGCGGCAACGATGATTGCCACCTGATCCTGCGCGGCGGCAAGGCGCCGAACTACGACGCGGCGTCGGTGCAGTCCGCGGCCGAGGTGCTGAAGGCGGCAGGGCTGCGCGAGCAGCTGATGATCGACTTCTCGCATGCGAATTCGTCGAAGAAATTCGAACGCCAGATCGACGTCGGCCACGACGTCGGCGCGCAGATCGCCGGCGGCGACGAGCGCATCACCGGCGTGATGGTCGAGTCCCATCTGCAGCCCGGTCGCCAGGACCTGCTGGCCGGCCAGACCAAGGCCGATCTGCTGCCGGGCGTGTCGATCACCGATGCCTGCCTGGGCTGGAGCCAGACCGAACCGCTGATGCGCTCGCTCGCCGCGGCGGTGCGTCAACGGCGCGAGCGTCGCGCGGCCTGA
- a CDS encoding DMT family transporter gives MTTSILLTATPGAARPDRLGAFVALSLPALFILLWSTGYVAGKLALPHAGPFTLLALRFGLAAVVLLAVSVATRAPWPKTARAWIHLGVVGLLMQVLHFSGVYCAIAWGLPTGVAALLIGMMPLATAMGAHLWLAERMSTAHWLGMLGGAAGVALVIVDRPLGGGAWMAYGAGLLGLTGLVAGTLYQKRFCAGMDLRTGSGIQMTVSAIAVLALALWREPGMPDWSLELIGSTLWLGLVNSIGAFSLMFVMIRRGQAGAVAKLFYLIPGVSALMGMGLLGEHFGALALAGFVVSATSVGLASMSRSGG, from the coding sequence ATGACGACCTCGATCCTGCTCACTGCCACCCCCGGCGCCGCGCGGCCGGACCGGCTCGGCGCCTTCGTCGCGCTGAGCCTTCCTGCGCTCTTCATCCTGCTGTGGAGCACAGGCTACGTCGCCGGCAAGCTGGCGCTGCCGCACGCGGGGCCGTTCACGCTGCTGGCGCTGCGCTTCGGGCTCGCGGCGGTGGTATTGCTGGCCGTGTCGGTGGCGACGCGCGCGCCGTGGCCGAAGACCGCGCGGGCCTGGATCCACCTCGGCGTCGTCGGTCTGCTGATGCAGGTGCTGCATTTCTCCGGCGTCTACTGCGCGATCGCGTGGGGACTGCCCACCGGCGTGGCCGCGCTGCTGATCGGAATGATGCCGCTGGCCACCGCGATGGGCGCCCACCTGTGGCTGGCCGAACGCATGAGCACCGCGCATTGGCTGGGCATGCTCGGCGGCGCGGCGGGCGTGGCGCTGGTGATCGTCGACCGGCCGCTGGGCGGCGGCGCGTGGATGGCCTACGGCGCGGGGCTGCTCGGCTTGACCGGCCTGGTCGCCGGCACGCTGTACCAGAAGCGCTTCTGCGCCGGCATGGACCTGCGTACCGGCAGCGGCATCCAGATGACGGTCTCCGCGATTGCCGTGCTGGCGCTGGCGCTCTGGCGCGAGCCCGGCATGCCGGACTGGAGCCTGGAACTCATCGGATCGACGCTGTGGCTCGGGCTCGTGAACTCGATCGGCGCCTTCAGCCTGATGTTCGTGATGATCCGGCGCGGCCAGGCCGGCGCGGTGGCCAAGCTCTTCTACCTGATCCCCGGCGTGTCGGCGCTGATGGGCATGGGTCTGCTCGGCGAGCACTTCGGCGCGCTGGCCCTGGCGGGCTTCGTCGTGTCGGCGACCTCGGTGGGACTCGCCTCGATGTCTCGGTCGGGCGGATAA
- a CDS encoding LysR family transcriptional regulator, which translates to MGRLEDLQAFARVVDARSFSGAAKLLGATKSAVSKQVSRLEQQLGTRLLHRTTRSISPTAEGRSVYERAQRLIEEAQALDAELAGQREQPRGVLRLSTSTAFGNLQFTALMAEFCARHPQLQVVLGLNDRYVDLAEEGFDVVMRLTGRPSPGLVARKLADIRFVLCASPDYLGRHGTPTAVADLAGHRCLRFGYLHAPERWRFQHSVEGEAEVEISGALRFESGLTANSSESLRVAALAGMGLAVLPTYAIGRDLREGRLTALLPGWTPLGGPAEADVLYAVYLPSRFPSPKVRALIDFCVERFGDIPPWDRPEPA; encoded by the coding sequence ATGGGACGCCTGGAAGACCTGCAAGCCTTCGCCCGCGTCGTGGACGCGCGCAGCTTCTCGGGCGCGGCCAAGCTGCTGGGGGCGACCAAGTCCGCCGTCAGCAAGCAGGTGTCGCGGCTGGAACAGCAGCTCGGCACGCGGCTGCTGCACCGCACCACCCGCAGCATCAGCCCCACGGCGGAGGGCCGCAGCGTCTACGAGCGCGCCCAGCGCCTGATCGAGGAAGCGCAGGCGCTCGACGCGGAACTGGCCGGCCAGCGCGAGCAGCCGCGTGGCGTGCTGCGGCTGAGCACCTCGACCGCCTTCGGCAATCTGCAGTTCACCGCGCTCATGGCGGAGTTCTGCGCGAGGCATCCGCAGTTGCAGGTCGTGCTCGGTTTGAACGACCGCTACGTCGACCTGGCCGAGGAAGGCTTCGACGTCGTGATGCGGCTGACGGGACGCCCGAGTCCCGGCCTCGTCGCGCGCAAGCTGGCGGACATCCGCTTCGTGCTGTGCGCCTCGCCCGACTACCTCGGGCGGCACGGCACGCCGACGGCCGTCGCGGATCTGGCCGGCCACCGCTGCCTGCGCTTCGGCTACCTGCATGCGCCGGAGCGCTGGCGCTTCCAGCATTCCGTCGAAGGCGAGGCGGAGGTCGAGATCTCCGGCGCCCTGCGCTTCGAGAGCGGCCTCACGGCCAACAGCAGCGAGTCGCTGCGCGTCGCGGCGCTGGCGGGCATGGGCCTGGCGGTGCTGCCGACCTACGCGATCGGACGCGACCTGCGCGAGGGCCGCCTCACCGCCCTGCTCCCGGGCTGGACGCCGCTGGGCGGACCGGCCGAGGCCGACGTGCTCTACGCGGTCTACCTGCCCAGCCGCTTCCCGAGTCCGAAGGTCCGGGCGCTGATCGATTTCTGTGTCGAACGGTTCGGCGACATCCCGCCCTGGGACCGTCCCGAACCCGCTTGA
- a CDS encoding quinone-dependent dihydroorotate dehydrogenase: MALIPYGFARPFLFGLDPEHAHELTLGSIARLQNTPAQCAWAQTRVSDPVTVAGLRFPNRIGLAAGLDKNGRCIDGLGAMGFGFIEVGTVTPKAQPGNDKPRMFRLPAKQALINRLGFNNEGLDAFITNVKRSHSFRHRGGLLGLNIGKNAATPIERAVDDYLIGLEGVFPHADYITVNISSPNTKNLRQLQSDEALDALLGPLQARRLALQDASGRQVPLFVKIAPDLDEEQVAVIAASLKRHGIDGVIATNTTISREAVQGLPHANETGGLSGAPVFEASNRVIRLLRSALGNGYPIIGVGGVLGGEDARAKLQAGADLVQLYTGLIYKGPALVPECAKAMARL, from the coding sequence ATGGCTCTCATCCCCTACGGCTTCGCCCGTCCCTTCCTGTTCGGGCTGGATCCCGAACATGCGCACGAACTGACCCTGGGCAGCATCGCCCGTCTGCAGAACACGCCCGCCCAATGCGCCTGGGCACAGACGCGGGTGTCCGATCCGGTGACCGTCGCCGGACTGCGCTTCCCCAACCGCATCGGCCTGGCCGCCGGCCTCGACAAGAACGGCCGTTGCATCGACGGCCTCGGCGCGATGGGCTTCGGCTTCATCGAGGTCGGCACCGTCACGCCCAAGGCGCAGCCCGGCAACGACAAGCCGCGCATGTTCCGGCTGCCCGCGAAACAGGCGCTGATCAACCGCCTGGGCTTCAACAACGAAGGCCTGGACGCGTTCATCACCAACGTGAAGCGCTCGCACAGCTTCCGCCACCGCGGCGGGCTGCTCGGCCTGAACATCGGCAAGAACGCCGCGACGCCGATCGAGCGCGCCGTCGACGACTACCTGATCGGTCTGGAAGGCGTGTTCCCGCACGCCGACTACATCACCGTCAACATCTCCAGCCCCAACACCAAGAACCTGCGCCAGCTGCAGAGCGACGAGGCGCTCGATGCGCTGCTCGGGCCGCTGCAGGCGCGCCGCCTGGCGCTGCAGGACGCGAGCGGACGGCAGGTCCCGCTGTTCGTGAAGATCGCGCCCGACCTCGACGAGGAACAGGTCGCCGTCATCGCCGCGAGCCTGAAGCGCCACGGCATCGACGGCGTCATCGCGACGAACACGACGATCTCCCGCGAGGCCGTGCAAGGCCTGCCGCACGCGAATGAGACCGGCGGCCTGTCCGGCGCGCCGGTCTTCGAGGCCAGCAACCGCGTGATCCGCCTGCTGCGCTCGGCGCTGGGGAACGGCTATCCGATCATCGGCGTGGGCGGCGTGCTCGGCGGCGAGGACGCCCGCGCCAAGCTGCAGGCCGGCGCGGACCTGGTCCAGCTTTACACCGGGCTGATCTACAAGGGTCCGGCGCTGGTGCCCGAGTGCGCGAAGGCGATGGCACGGCTCTGA